A section of the Pseudomonas prosekii genome encodes:
- the hmpA gene encoding NO-inducible flavohemoprotein, producing the protein MLSVQDRAIVKSTVPLLESGGEALITHFYRMMLCEYPQVRPLFNQAHQASGDQPRALANGVLMYARHIDQLDQLGDLVAKIINKHVALQILPEHYPIVGTCLLRAIAEVLGEEIATPEVIAAWGAAYNQLADILIGAETAIYDQKQHAPGGWRGAREFIVAAKVEESAEITSFYFEPADKGPILAAEPGQYIGMKLILDGEEIRRNYSLSSLSDKGQYRISVKREIGGRASNHLHDSLHVGSSIQLFPPSGEFTLTASDKPLVLISGGVGITPTLAMLEAALATERPVHFIHCARNGSVHAFRDWIDGLAARHPQLKRFYCYAEDDGVSPAADKVGLLSQEQLGEWLPQQRDLDAYFLGPKGFMAAIKRHLKALGVPEKQSRYEFFGPASALE; encoded by the coding sequence ATGCTCAGCGTTCAAGATCGTGCCATCGTCAAATCCACCGTGCCACTGCTCGAAAGCGGTGGCGAAGCGTTGATCACTCACTTTTACCGCATGATGCTCTGCGAATACCCGCAAGTCCGCCCATTGTTCAACCAGGCCCACCAGGCCAGCGGCGATCAGCCCCGCGCCCTGGCGAACGGCGTGTTGATGTACGCGCGGCACATCGATCAGCTCGATCAACTGGGCGATCTGGTGGCGAAGATCATCAACAAACACGTGGCCCTGCAAATTCTCCCGGAACATTACCCGATTGTTGGCACCTGCCTGCTGCGGGCGATTGCCGAAGTGCTCGGCGAAGAAATCGCCACACCAGAAGTCATCGCCGCATGGGGCGCCGCCTATAACCAGCTGGCCGACATTCTGATCGGTGCCGAAACCGCCATTTACGACCAGAAACAACATGCACCGGGCGGCTGGCGTGGGGCGCGGGAGTTCATCGTCGCGGCCAAGGTTGAGGAAAGCGCGGAAATCACTTCCTTCTACTTCGAACCGGCCGACAAAGGCCCGATCCTCGCCGCCGAGCCTGGCCAGTACATCGGCATGAAGCTGATTCTGGATGGCGAAGAGATTCGTCGTAATTATTCGCTGTCATCGCTTTCGGACAAGGGCCAGTACCGCATCAGCGTCAAACGCGAAATCGGTGGTCGCGCTTCCAATCACTTGCACGACAGCCTGCACGTCGGCTCGAGCATTCAGCTGTTTCCGCCATCGGGCGAATTCACCCTGACCGCCAGCGACAAACCGCTGGTGCTGATCAGCGGTGGCGTCGGCATCACCCCGACTCTGGCGATGCTTGAAGCGGCGTTGGCCACCGAGCGGCCGGTGCACTTTATCCACTGCGCGCGTAATGGCAGCGTGCATGCGTTTCGTGACTGGATTGATGGTTTGGCCGCGCGCCATCCGCAACTCAAGCGCTTCTATTGCTACGCCGAAGATGACGGCGTGAGCCCGGCGGCGGACAAGGTCGGGCTGTTGAGTCAGGAACAGCTGGGCGAATGGCTGCCGCAACAGCGTGACCTGGATGCTTACTTCCTCGGGCCGAAGGGATTTATGGCGGCGATCAAGCGTCATTTGAAAGCACTGGGCGTGCCGGAGAAACAGAGCCGTTATGAGTTTTTTGGGCCGGCTTCTGCTTTGGAGTAA
- a CDS encoding disulfide bond formation protein B: MSDETMRLGRERRYLVLLGIICLALIGGALYMQVVLEEAPCPLCILQRYALLLIAIFAFIGAAMRTRRSLTVFETLVVICALGGVAVAGHHVYTQFYPTVSCGIDVLQPIVDDLPLAKIFPLGFQVDGFCSTPYPPILGLSLAQWALVAFVLVVVLVPVLVSRNRKALR; encoded by the coding sequence ATGAGTGACGAAACAATGCGATTGGGCCGTGAGCGGCGTTATCTGGTGTTGCTGGGCATCATCTGCCTGGCGCTGATCGGCGGCGCGCTGTACATGCAAGTCGTGCTGGAAGAGGCGCCGTGCCCGTTGTGCATCCTGCAACGTTACGCGTTGTTGCTGATCGCGATCTTCGCTTTCATCGGCGCGGCGATGCGCACACGACGCAGCCTGACGGTGTTCGAAACCCTGGTGGTGATCTGCGCTCTGGGCGGTGTCGCGGTTGCCGGGCATCACGTTTATACGCAGTTCTACCCAACGGTCAGCTGTGGCATCGATGTGCTGCAACCGATCGTCGATGATCTGCCGCTGGCGAAGATCTTCCCGCTGGGCTTCCAGGTCGACGGGTTCTGCTCAACGCCGTATCCGCCGATCCTCGGGCTGTCGCTGGCGCAATGGGCGCTGGTAGCGTTTGTGCTGGTGGTGGTGCTGGTGCCGGTGCTGGTTTCGCGTAATCGCAAAGCGTTGCGCTAA
- the cyoA gene encoding ubiquinol oxidase subunit II gives MSKNRYPRLLGLLPLLGTLLLSGCNMTLLDPKGQVGLDERNLIITATLLMLLVVVPVIVMTFLFAWKYRASNPNAVYAPKWSHSTKIEIAVWAVPVLIIIALGYVTYKSTHALDPYKPLESDVKPITVEVVSMDWKWLFIYPEQGIATVNKLVFPANTPINFKITSDTVMNSFFIPGLGGQIYAMAGMQTKLHLIANQNAEFDGISANYSGAGFTGMKFKAIATSQADFDAWVSDVKKAPKQLEKAEYEALSKPSQNNPVELYSSFTPNLFQTIVDKYEGMKPGAPMHHEKKEDDMAAMEGMDMSSHSAAGAEE, from the coding sequence ATGAGTAAAAACAGGTACCCCAGACTACTAGGCTTATTGCCGCTGCTCGGCACGTTGTTGCTGTCAGGCTGCAACATGACCTTGCTCGACCCCAAGGGCCAGGTGGGCCTGGATGAGCGAAACCTGATCATCACCGCAACGCTGCTGATGCTGTTGGTCGTTGTGCCGGTCATCGTCATGACGTTCCTGTTCGCCTGGAAATATCGCGCTTCGAACCCGAACGCGGTGTACGCGCCTAAATGGTCGCACTCCACCAAGATCGAAATCGCGGTGTGGGCTGTTCCGGTCCTGATCATCATTGCCCTGGGTTACGTGACCTACAAGTCGACCCACGCACTGGACCCGTACAAGCCGCTGGAATCGGACGTCAAGCCGATCACTGTTGAAGTGGTCTCGATGGACTGGAAATGGCTGTTCATCTACCCGGAACAAGGCATCGCCACCGTTAACAAACTGGTGTTCCCGGCCAACACGCCAATCAATTTCAAAATCACCTCCGACACCGTGATGAACTCGTTCTTCATCCCGGGCCTGGGTGGCCAGATCTACGCGATGGCGGGCATGCAGACCAAGCTGCACCTGATTGCCAACCAGAACGCTGAATTCGACGGTATCTCCGCCAACTACAGCGGCGCGGGTTTCACCGGCATGAAGTTCAAAGCTATCGCCACTTCCCAGGCGGATTTCGATGCGTGGGTCAGTGATGTCAAGAAGGCACCTAAACAGCTGGAAAAAGCTGAATACGAAGCCCTCTCCAAACCAAGCCAGAACAACCCAGTCGAGCTTTATTCCTCGTTCACGCCAAACCTGTTCCAGACCATCGTCGACAAGTACGAAGGCATGAAACCAGGCGCGCCGATGCATCACGAGAAGAAAGAAGACGATATGGCCGCCATGGAAGGAATGGACATGAGTTCGCATTCAGCTGCCGGGGCAGAGGAGTAA
- the cyoB gene encoding cytochrome o ubiquinol oxidase subunit I, which yields MFGKLSWEAVPFHEPIVMITIAMIALGGLAVFAAITYFKKWTYLWTEWLTSVDHKKIGVMYIIVAMIMLLRGFADAIMMRSQLALATEGSPGYLPPEHYDQIFTAHGVIMIIFMAMPFFTGLMNLAVPLQIGARDVAYPFLNSLSFWLLVSGVVLVNVSLGVGEFARTGWVAYPPLSELGYSPGVGVDYYIWALQLSGLGTTLTGVNFLATVLKMRTPGMKIMDMPIFTWTCTWANVLIVASFPILTATLALLTLDRYMDFHIFTNELGGNPMMYVNLFWAWGHPEVYILILPAFGVFSEVISTFSGKRLFGHHSMIYASGAISILGFMVWLHHFFTMGSGASVNAFFGLATMLISIPTGVKLFNWLFTIYRGRLQFTSQVLWTLGFMVTFAIGGMTGVLLAIPGADFVLHNSLFVIAHFHNVIIGGAVFGYIAGFAFFFPKAFGFKLHEGWGKAAFWFWISGFFVAFMPLYALGFMGMTRRLNATTNPEWVPYLHVAMFGAVMIAVGIACQLIQLYVSVRDRKKPENMCEHGDPWNAHTLEWSTSSPPPFYNFAVLPKAPGIDPFTEAKENGTAYQVPAKYEPIHMPNNTATGVVMGALLTVFGFAMIWHIWWLAIFGLVGTVVYFVIHAARDDQGYMVPVDVIERIEAEQHKRLVAAGKIPAGATRVETSLEQA from the coding sequence ATGTTTGGTAAATTAAGTTGGGAAGCGGTCCCGTTCCACGAACCGATTGTGATGATTACCATCGCCATGATCGCGCTCGGCGGCTTGGCGGTGTTCGCTGCAATCACCTACTTCAAGAAGTGGACGTACTTGTGGACCGAGTGGCTGACGTCGGTCGACCACAAGAAAATCGGTGTGATGTACATCATCGTTGCCATGATCATGCTGCTGCGTGGTTTTGCCGACGCGATCATGATGCGTTCCCAGTTGGCCCTGGCCACCGAAGGTTCGCCTGGCTACCTGCCGCCTGAACACTATGACCAGATCTTCACCGCTCACGGTGTGATCATGATCATCTTCATGGCGATGCCATTCTTCACCGGCCTGATGAACCTTGCAGTGCCGCTGCAGATCGGCGCACGTGACGTTGCCTACCCGTTCCTGAACTCCTTGAGCTTCTGGCTGCTGGTGTCCGGCGTTGTGCTGGTGAACGTGTCCCTGGGTGTCGGCGAATTCGCCCGTACCGGTTGGGTTGCGTATCCACCGCTGTCGGAACTGGGCTACAGCCCGGGCGTTGGCGTTGACTACTACATCTGGGCACTGCAGTTATCAGGTCTGGGGACAACGCTGACGGGGGTCAACTTCCTGGCCACCGTGCTGAAAATGCGTACCCCGGGCATGAAGATCATGGACATGCCGATCTTCACCTGGACCTGCACCTGGGCCAACGTGCTGATCGTGGCTTCGTTCCCGATCCTGACCGCTACCCTGGCACTGCTGACGCTTGACCGTTACATGGATTTCCACATTTTCACCAATGAACTTGGTGGCAATCCAATGATGTACGTCAACTTGTTCTGGGCCTGGGGTCACCCCGAGGTTTACATCCTGATTCTGCCGGCGTTCGGGGTTTTCTCCGAAGTCATCTCGACCTTCTCCGGCAAGCGTCTGTTCGGCCACCACTCGATGATCTACGCCTCGGGCGCGATCTCGATCCTGGGCTTCATGGTCTGGCTGCACCACTTCTTCACCATGGGTTCGGGTGCAAGCGTCAACGCCTTCTTCGGGCTGGCGACGATGCTGATTTCGATCCCGACGGGGGTGAAGCTATTCAACTGGCTGTTCACTATTTATCGCGGACGTCTGCAGTTCACCAGCCAGGTTCTCTGGACCCTGGGCTTCATGGTGACCTTCGCCATCGGCGGCATGACCGGCGTATTGCTGGCCATCCCGGGTGCCGACTTCGTGTTGCACAACAGCCTGTTCGTGATCGCTCACTTCCACAACGTGATCATCGGCGGCGCGGTATTCGGCTACATCGCCGGCTTCGCTTTCTTCTTCCCTAAAGCGTTCGGCTTCAAGCTGCACGAAGGTTGGGGCAAGGCAGCGTTCTGGTTCTGGATCTCGGGCTTCTTCGTCGCGTTCATGCCGCTCTATGCACTGGGCTTCATGGGCATGACCCGTCGTCTGAACGCCACCACCAACCCTGAGTGGGTGCCTTACCTGCACGTTGCAATGTTCGGTGCGGTGATGATCGCGGTCGGTATTGCCTGCCAGTTGATCCAGCTGTACGTCAGCGTTCGTGACCGCAAGAAGCCGGAAAACATGTGCGAGCATGGCGATCCGTGGAATGCCCACACGCTGGAATGGTCGACTTCGTCGCCACCACCGTTCTACAACTTCGCGGTACTGCCAAAAGCACCAGGCATCGACCCGTTCACTGAAGCCAAGGAAAACGGTACCGCGTACCAGGTTCCGGCCAAGTACGAGCCCATCCACATGCCAAACAACACCGCGACCGGTGTGGTCATGGGTGCTCTGTTGACGGTGTTCGGTTTCGCAATGATCTGGCACATCTGGTGGCTGGCGATCTTCGGTCTGGTCGGCACTGTCGTGTACTTCGTGATCCACGCTGCACGTGATGATCAGGGCTATATGGTGCCGGTCGACGTGATCGAGCGTATCGAAGCCGAGCAGCACAAGCGTCTGGTAGCGGCCGGGAAAATCCCTGCTGGCGCCACCCGTGTTGAAACCTCGTTGGAACAGGCTTAA
- a CDS encoding cytochrome o ubiquinol oxidase subunit III: MSNLVTNAGHAHVDEHGHDDHHHDSGEMTVFGFWLYLMTDCILFASIFAVYAVLVNNVAGGPSGHDIFELPYVLGETACLLLSSITYGFAMLALFKGNKKAVLGWLAITFLFGLGFIGMEINEFHLLISEGYGPSRSGFLSGFFTLVGTHGLHVTSGLIWMAIMMYQVNKHGLTSTNKTRLSCLSLFWHFLDVVWICVFTVVYLMGTL; the protein is encoded by the coding sequence ATGTCGAACTTAGTGACCAATGCTGGACACGCTCATGTCGATGAACATGGGCACGATGACCATCACCATGACTCGGGCGAGATGACCGTATTCGGTTTCTGGCTCTACCTGATGACCGACTGCATTCTGTTTGCGTCGATCTTCGCGGTGTACGCGGTACTGGTTAACAACGTAGCGGGTGGCCCGTCGGGCCACGACATCTTCGAGCTGCCATACGTGCTGGGCGAAACCGCCTGCCTGTTGCTCAGCTCGATCACCTACGGCTTCGCCATGCTGGCGTTGTTCAAGGGCAACAAGAAAGCGGTGCTGGGCTGGTTGGCCATCACTTTCCTGTTCGGCCTGGGCTTCATCGGCATGGAGATCAACGAGTTCCACCTGCTGATCTCCGAAGGCTACGGCCCTAGCCGCAGCGGCTTCCTGTCCGGGTTCTTCACCCTGGTCGGCACCCACGGTCTGCACGTGACCAGCGGTCTGATCTGGATGGCGATCATGATGTATCAGGTCAACAAGCACGGCCTGACGTCGACCAACAAGACCCGCCTGAGCTGCCTGAGCCTGTTCTGGCACTTCCTGGACGTGGTCTGGATCTGCGTATTCACCGTTGTTTACCTGATGGGGACTCTGTAA
- the cyoD gene encoding cytochrome o ubiquinol oxidase subunit IV encodes MANAHSHDSHDAGHGSVKSYAIGFILSVILTIIPFGLVMYPSLPKVWTLWIILAFAVIQVLVHLVYFLHLDRSAAQRNNVIAFVFAAMVIVLLVGLSLWIMFSIHTVMMAH; translated from the coding sequence ATGGCTAATGCACATTCCCACGATAGCCACGATGCCGGTCACGGCAGCGTCAAGTCGTACGCCATCGGCTTCATTCTGTCGGTGATCCTGACGATCATTCCGTTCGGCCTGGTGATGTACCCATCGCTGCCGAAAGTCTGGACGTTGTGGATCATCCTCGCCTTCGCAGTGATCCAGGTGCTGGTGCACTTGGTGTACTTCCTCCACCTGGACCGTTCCGCCGCCCAGCGTAACAACGTGATTGCGTTTGTTTTCGCGGCGATGGTGATTGTCCTGCTGGTTGGCTTGTCGCTGTGGATCATGTTCAGCATCCACACCGTCATGATGGCGCACTGA
- the cyoE gene encoding heme o synthase has translation MSFKHFIQITKPGIIFGNVLSVAGGFFLASKGHVDLAIFLAAMIGTSLVVASGCVFNNCIDRDIDLKMERTKNRVLVQGLISLKLALIYATVLGIAGVALLYKVANPLAALFAVIGFVIYVGFYSLYLKRKSVHGTLVGSLSGAMPPVIGYVAVTNSFDMAALTLLVMFSLWQMPHSYAIAIFRFNDYRAASIPVLPVKRGIQVAKKHILLYILAFLVATLMLTFSGYAGMSYLAVAAAMGMYWLYMAWTGYKAVDDTVWARKLFVFSIFTITALSVMMSLDFKVPGELLLTYAP, from the coding sequence ATGTCCTTTAAGCACTTTATCCAAATCACCAAACCGGGGATCATTTTCGGTAACGTGCTTTCTGTGGCGGGCGGATTTTTCCTGGCCTCGAAAGGGCATGTCGATCTGGCCATATTCCTGGCCGCCATGATCGGCACGTCCCTGGTAGTGGCTTCCGGTTGCGTGTTCAACAACTGCATCGACCGCGACATCGACCTGAAGATGGAACGCACCAAGAACCGGGTGCTGGTGCAGGGCTTGATCTCTCTGAAACTGGCCCTGATCTACGCGACCGTCCTGGGCATTGCCGGCGTAGCGTTGTTGTACAAGGTGGCTAACCCGTTGGCCGCGCTGTTTGCGGTGATCGGCTTTGTCATCTACGTCGGTTTCTACAGCCTGTACCTCAAGCGCAAGTCGGTTCACGGCACGCTGGTGGGCAGTCTGTCGGGCGCGATGCCGCCGGTGATCGGTTACGTTGCTGTGACCAACAGTTTCGACATGGCTGCGCTGACGTTGCTGGTGATGTTCAGTTTGTGGCAGATGCCGCACTCTTATGCGATCGCGATTTTCCGCTTCAATGATTATCGGGCGGCATCGATTCCGGTGTTGCCGGTGAAGCGCGGGATTCAGGTGGCGAAGAAGCACATTCTGTTGTACATCCTGGCGTTCCTGGTCGCGACGTTGATGTTGACGTTCAGCGGTTACGCCGGCATGAGTTACCTCGCGGTGGCCGCGGCCATGGGCATGTATTGGTTGTACATGGCCTGGACCGGTTACAAGGCAGTGGATGACACGGTGTGGGCACGCAAGTTGTTTGTGTTCTCGATTTTCACCATTACTGCGTTGAGTGTGATGATGTCGTTGGACTTCAAGGTGCCGGGTGAGTTGTTGCTGACTTACGCGCCTTAA
- a CDS encoding aminotransferase-like domain-containing protein, translating into MQAQRAVIAAIELQPGVPLVQQIVDQLSNAISQGGLPHGAKLPPIRELAELLSVGKSTVVDALDHLRAKGLVVSRQGSGHYVHRSRTTLPSAAAPDLQPQDTLSVVRRAVLLDNGALRPGCGFLPSSWLPAEELLKAVRGTLRASALRMGEYGVTGGYLPLRQALRVKLATFGIEAPVEQIITTANTMQGIDLLMRLLLKPGDSVLLDDPCYFNMHTNLALHGAKVVTIARQCDGIDMDAFEQQVIAHKPVLYLTNSTLHNPTGHSFSPAQAYRLLELSHRHGFHIVEDDLYGDLQQRRTPRLAASGLDNVSYVSGFSKTLTANSRVSYAVLSPQLAARLINLKMACGGVTSEFAEQITCTLLSNGSYAKHTRRTVDRLYESSSRVARWLVEAGCSVSSLPGEGLFIWTRLPSGVNAETLARKGLEKDVALAPGTLLSKAADASEFMRFNVAHSDDPEVRERFFRLLDKGWA; encoded by the coding sequence ATGCAGGCTCAACGCGCCGTGATCGCCGCCATCGAGCTCCAGCCGGGCGTGCCGCTGGTGCAGCAGATCGTCGATCAGCTGTCGAACGCCATCAGCCAGGGAGGCTTGCCGCACGGCGCCAAACTGCCGCCGATCCGCGAACTCGCCGAGCTGTTGAGCGTGGGCAAATCGACGGTGGTCGACGCCCTCGACCACTTGCGCGCCAAAGGCCTGGTGGTGTCCCGCCAGGGTTCGGGGCATTACGTGCACCGCTCCAGAACCACGCTGCCGAGCGCCGCCGCGCCGGACTTGCAACCTCAAGATACGCTCAGCGTGGTGCGCCGCGCGGTGCTGCTGGACAACGGCGCGCTGCGCCCCGGCTGCGGATTTCTGCCCTCCTCCTGGCTCCCCGCCGAGGAACTGCTGAAAGCGGTGCGCGGCACGCTGCGCGCTTCGGCCCTGCGCATGGGCGAATACGGCGTCACTGGCGGCTACCTGCCGCTGCGCCAGGCGTTGCGGGTGAAACTGGCGACCTTCGGCATCGAGGCGCCGGTCGAACAAATCATCACCACCGCCAACACCATGCAGGGCATCGACCTGCTGATGCGCCTGCTGCTCAAACCCGGCGACAGCGTACTGCTCGACGACCCGTGCTACTTCAACATGCACACCAACCTCGCGCTGCACGGCGCCAAAGTCGTGACCATTGCCCGCCAGTGCGACGGCATCGACATGGACGCCTTCGAGCAACAAGTCATCGCGCACAAACCGGTGCTCTATCTGACCAACAGCACGCTGCACAACCCGACCGGCCACTCGTTCTCCCCGGCCCAAGCCTACCGTTTGCTGGAGCTGAGCCACCGCCACGGCTTCCATATAGTAGAAGACGATTTGTACGGCGACCTGCAACAACGTCGCACCCCGCGCCTCGCCGCCAGCGGCCTGGACAACGTCAGCTACGTGTCCGGCTTCTCGAAAACCCTGACCGCCAACAGCCGCGTCAGCTACGCGGTGCTCTCGCCGCAACTGGCGGCACGCCTGATCAACCTGAAAATGGCCTGCGGCGGCGTGACCTCGGAATTCGCCGAGCAAATCACCTGCACCCTGCTCAGCAACGGCAGCTACGCCAAACACACGCGGCGCACGGTCGATCGGCTCTACGAATCGAGCAGCCGCGTAGCGCGCTGGCTGGTCGAGGCCGGGTGTTCGGTGTCTTCGTTGCCGGGCGAAGGTTTGTTTATCTGGACGCGTTTACCCAGCGGGGTGAATGCCGAGACGCTGGCGAGGAAAGGTCTGGAGAAGGACGTCGCACTGGCGCCGGGGACGTTGCTGAGCAAAGCGGCGGATGCGAGTGAGTTCATGCGATTTAATGTGGCGCACAGTGATGATCCTGAGGTGCGGGAGCGGTTTTTTCGGTTGTTGGATAAGGGCTGGGCATAG
- a CDS encoding RidA family protein codes for MNKPITRDERFIDLAKEHGFDIYDENTAGGHYSLILQHGDELYVSGLVPRMNGKIQYPGRVGLELNLADAQAAAGISAIRALALIMDAVGSLDKIKSLIRVTVHVKSTFDFIDLSEVANGASDIFTHVLGDAGKHTRTTVGVYQLPKNAPVEVDMIVALQP; via the coding sequence ATGAATAAGCCAATTACCCGTGATGAACGCTTTATCGATCTGGCCAAGGAACATGGCTTCGACATCTACGACGAGAACACTGCCGGCGGGCATTACTCTTTGATCTTGCAACATGGCGATGAACTGTATGTCAGCGGCCTGGTTCCGCGCATGAACGGCAAAATCCAATACCCCGGCCGCGTAGGGCTGGAACTGAACCTGGCGGACGCCCAAGCCGCGGCGGGCATCAGTGCCATTCGCGCATTGGCGCTGATCATGGATGCGGTCGGCTCACTGGATAAGATCAAGTCGCTGATTCGCGTCACCGTGCATGTCAAATCCACCTTTGACTTTATCGACCTCAGTGAAGTCGCCAACGGCGCTTCGGATATCTTTACCCATGTTCTGGGCGATGCCGGTAAACATACACGTACCACAGTCGGTGTTTACCAGTTACCGAAAAACGCCCCGGTAGAAGTGGACATGATCGTCGCTTTACAGCCGTAG